A window from Thermomonas aquatica encodes these proteins:
- a CDS encoding OmpA family protein codes for MRKSFAHFLTTRHAAACGLAMALALAGCASLPPPDAELDAAQQAVARADAADGDQYAAPQLAQARAGLARAQAAMARGREDEARAAAVAATADADLAHVLSRAAVTRAEFGQQQAQIAELRGRLQIEAAEAVQNPLDALPAAAPAAQRLQLLDADTRLNPFAQYERLQARQALAAAQAAGKRERLAAEQLAERRVGIAEQAARIEAARRVIDGMERERSELLVEASRRDAERARAEAERLRMEAQVQAEEAARLRAQAEQAEAVLDTAQIDQGARVAAAREKEAALARQEAELVAGAKLPPSRKGEQGEVFTLAGDAFASGQAQLTAKAAASVQALGIYLKALGAGSAQVLGHTDSQGEADANRALSQRRADAVKAGLADAGYSRSRISAQGEGEDAPVADNTTAAGRAKNRRVEIVVAN; via the coding sequence ATGCGCAAAAGCTTCGCACACTTCCTGACAACGCGGCACGCGGCCGCCTGCGGCCTTGCGATGGCGCTCGCGCTCGCCGGTTGCGCCAGCCTGCCGCCGCCCGACGCAGAGCTGGACGCGGCGCAGCAGGCCGTGGCGCGCGCCGACGCGGCCGATGGCGACCAGTACGCCGCGCCGCAGCTCGCGCAGGCGCGCGCCGGCCTTGCCCGCGCGCAGGCGGCGATGGCCCGCGGGCGCGAGGATGAAGCCCGCGCTGCCGCCGTCGCGGCCACCGCCGATGCCGACCTCGCGCACGTGCTCAGCCGCGCGGCGGTGACCCGCGCCGAGTTCGGCCAGCAGCAGGCGCAGATCGCCGAATTGCGCGGCCGCCTGCAGATCGAAGCGGCGGAGGCCGTGCAGAACCCGCTGGACGCCTTGCCGGCCGCCGCGCCCGCAGCGCAGCGCCTGCAATTGCTGGATGCCGACACCCGCCTGAACCCCTTCGCCCAGTACGAGCGCCTGCAGGCGCGCCAGGCGCTGGCGGCCGCACAGGCGGCCGGCAAGCGCGAACGCCTCGCCGCCGAGCAGCTGGCGGAACGCCGGGTCGGCATCGCCGAACAGGCGGCGCGGATCGAAGCCGCGCGCCGCGTGATCGATGGCATGGAGCGCGAGCGCAGCGAGCTGCTGGTGGAAGCCAGCCGTCGCGACGCCGAGCGCGCCCGTGCCGAAGCCGAGCGCCTGCGGATGGAAGCGCAGGTGCAGGCCGAGGAAGCCGCGCGCCTGCGCGCGCAGGCGGAACAGGCCGAAGCGGTGCTGGACACCGCGCAGATCGACCAGGGCGCGCGGGTGGCCGCCGCGCGCGAGAAGGAGGCCGCGCTGGCGCGACAGGAAGCCGAACTGGTGGCAGGCGCCAAGCTGCCGCCGTCGCGCAAGGGCGAGCAGGGCGAGGTGTTCACCCTCGCCGGCGACGCGTTCGCGTCCGGGCAGGCGCAACTGACCGCGAAGGCCGCGGCCAGCGTGCAGGCGTTGGGCATCTACCTGAAGGCCTTGGGTGCCGGCAGCGCGCAGGTGCTGGGGCATACCGACAGCCAGGGCGAGGCCGACGCCAATCGCGCCTTGTCGCAGCGTCGCGCCGACGCGGTGAAGGCCGGCCTGGCGGATGCGGGCTACAGCCGCAGCCGGATCAGCGCGCAGGGCGAGGGCGAGGACGCCCCGGTGGCCGACAACACGACCGCCGCCGGGCGCGCGAAGAACCGCCGGGTGGAGATCGTGGTTGCGAATTAA
- a CDS encoding PilT/PilU family type 4a pilus ATPase, producing the protein MDIDYFLKLMSEKNASDMFLSSGAPVNIKVEGELIALGSAPLPAGMSKKVAYSLMDERQIAEFERELELNMAIAVAGSGRFRVNVFQQRGEVGMVIRAIRSDIPSIEELQLPQVLKDIIMAPRGLVLIVGSTGAGKSTTLASMIDHRNTTTSGHILTIEDPIEYLHRHKKSIVNQREVGLDTHSFHAALKNAMREAPDVILIGEIRDATTMEAAIAFAETGHICLATLHSNNADQTIERILNFFPEGAHKNVLMNLALNLKAVVSQRLVVGLDGRRLPAAEVLINTPMIRDLLRRGQVHEIKIAMEESLEDGMQSFDQCLFRLYKEGKIEMEEALKAADSRDGLALKFRLSEGSSGEHDPYADVFNAGAAH; encoded by the coding sequence ATGGATATCGACTACTTCCTCAAGCTGATGTCGGAAAAGAACGCCTCGGACATGTTCCTGAGTTCCGGCGCGCCGGTGAACATCAAGGTCGAGGGCGAGCTGATCGCGCTGGGCAGCGCGCCGCTGCCGGCGGGGATGTCGAAGAAGGTGGCCTATTCGCTGATGGACGAACGCCAGATCGCCGAATTCGAGCGCGAGCTGGAGCTGAACATGGCGATCGCGGTGGCCGGGTCCGGCCGTTTCCGCGTCAACGTGTTCCAGCAGCGCGGCGAAGTCGGCATGGTGATCCGCGCGATCCGCAGCGACATCCCCAGCATCGAGGAGCTGCAGCTGCCGCAGGTGCTGAAGGACATCATCATGGCGCCGCGCGGGCTGGTGCTGATCGTCGGCTCCACCGGCGCCGGCAAGTCGACCACGCTGGCCTCGATGATCGACCACCGCAACACCACCACCTCCGGCCACATCCTCACCATCGAGGATCCGATCGAATACCTGCACCGGCACAAGAAGTCGATCGTCAACCAGCGCGAGGTCGGGCTCGACACCCACAGCTTCCACGCCGCGCTGAAGAACGCGATGCGCGAGGCGCCGGACGTGATCCTGATCGGCGAAATCCGCGACGCCACCACCATGGAGGCGGCGATCGCCTTCGCCGAGACCGGCCACATCTGCCTGGCCACCCTGCACTCCAACAACGCCGACCAGACCATCGAGCGCATCCTCAACTTCTTCCCCGAGGGCGCGCACAAGAACGTGCTGATGAACCTGGCGCTGAACCTGAAGGCGGTGGTCAGCCAGCGCCTGGTGGTCGGCCTCGACGGCCGCCGCCTGCCGGCCGCGGAGGTCCTGATCAACACGCCGATGATCCGCGACCTGCTGCGCCGCGGCCAGGTCCACGAAATCAAGATCGCGATGGAAGAGTCGCTGGAAGACGGCATGCAGAGCTTCGACCAGTGCCTGTTCCGCCTGTACAAGGAAGGCAAGATCGAGATGGAGGAGGCGCTGAAGGCCGCGGATTCGCGCGATGGCCTCGCCCTCAAGTTCCGCCTGTCCGAAGGCTCCAGCGGCGAGCACGACCCCTACGCCGACGTGTTCAACGCCGGCGCCGCGCACTGA